In the Manis javanica isolate MJ-LG chromosome 14, MJ_LKY, whole genome shotgun sequence genome, one interval contains:
- the LOC108399850 gene encoding olfactory receptor 10R2-like, translating into MANSSCVTEFLLLGFSSLGELQLILFVAFLCLYSIILSGNFTIIAVIRSDHSLHTPMYFFLCVLSTSETFYTIVILPKMLLNLLSVFRTLSFTSCAAQMFFFLGFAVTNCLLLAVMGYDRYAAICRPLHYAILMSWAVCGQLAAACIVGGFLVSLVATALVFSFPFCGSNKVNHYFCDIAPVIQLASAETYVNGLVIFICGVLVLVVPLIFICISYGFIVHTILKIPSAEGKRKAFSTCASHLIVVVVHYGCASSVYLRPSAKYISGEDKLVTVTYTIITPLLNPMVYSLRNKVVQRAIRKMIGKTGLSLKAL; encoded by the coding sequence ATGGCCAATTCTTCCTGCGTTACTGAGTTCCTACTGCTGGGTTTCTCCAGCCTTGGGGAATTACAGCTCATCCTCTTTGTGGCCTTTCTCTGCCTCTATTCAATCATCTTGAGTGGAAACTTCACTATCATCGCAGTCATCCGCTCAGATCACAGCCTCCACACGCCCATGTACTTCTTTCTGTGTGTCCTTTCGACTTCTGAGACCTTCTATACAATTGTCATCCTGCCCAAGATGCTTCTGAACCTGCTCTCTGTGTTCAGGACCCTGTCCTTCACGAGCTGTGCTGCCCAGATGTTCTTCTTCCTTGGCTTTGCTGTCACCAACTGCCTGCTGCTGGCGGTGATGGGTTATGACCGCTATGCGGCCATCTGCCGGCCTCTGCACTACGCCATCCTCATGAGCTGGGCGGTGTGTGGACagctggctgcagcttgtatcgtTGGGGGCTTTCTCGTATCTCTGGTGGCAACAGCTTTAGTCTTTAGCTTCCCTTTCTGTGGCTCCAACAAGGTCAACCACTATTTTTGCGATATTGCACCAGTCATCCAACTCGCCTCTGCCGAAACCTACGTCAATGGACTGGTCATCTTCATCTGTGGGGTCTTGGTGCTTGTTGTGCCCTTGATCTTCATCTGCATCTCCTATGGCTTCATTGTCCATACCATCCTGAAGATCCCGTCGGCCGAAGGCAAGCgaaaagccttctccacctgtgcctcccaccTCATTGTGGTCGTCGTCCACTACGGCTGTGCCTCCTCGGTCTATCTGAGACCCTCAGCCAAATACATATCAGGCGAAGACAAGCTGGTGACAGTGACCTACACCATCATCACCCCACTGTTGAACCCGATGGTGTATAGCCTTAGGAACAAAGTGGTACAGCGGGCTATTCGGAAAATGATTGGGAAGACTGGGCTTTCACTTAAGGCTCTGTAA
- the OR10K1 gene encoding olfactory receptor 10K1, whose protein sequence is MEPANETLVREFILLGFSPLARLQPLLFVIFLLLYLLTLGTNAIIVSTIVLDRALHTPMYFFLAVLSCSETCYTFVIVPKMLVDLLAPRKTISFLGCAIQMSAFLFLGCSHSFLLAAMGYDRYVAICDPLRYSVLMGRGACVGLVAAACACGFTVSLVTTSLIFHLPFHASNELHHFFCDISPVLKVASHHSSLSQLVIFMLGVFALVIPLSLILVSYIRIITAILKIPSSGGRYKAFSTCASHLIVVTVHYGCASFIYLRPKSNYSSSQDTLISVSYTILTPLFNPMIYSLRNKEFKSALRRAIGQTSYPAN, encoded by the coding sequence ATGGAGCCGGCCAACGAGACCCTGGTGAGAGAGTTCATCCTCCTCGGCTTCTCGCCCCTGGCCAGGCTGCAGCCGCTGCTCTTCGTTATCTTCCTGCTCCTGTACCTGCTCACGCTGGGCACCAATGCCATCATCGTTTCCACCATCGTGCTGGACAGAGCCcttcacacccccatgtacttcttcctcgcCGTCCTCTCCTGCTCCGAGACTTGCTACACCTTCGTCATTGTACCCAAGATGCTGGTCGACCTGCTGGCCCCGAGGAAGACCATCTCCTTCCTGGGCTGTGCCATCCAGAtgtctgccttcctcttcctcgGCTGCTCCCACTCTTTCCTGCTGGCAGCCATGGGCTACGatcgctacgtggccatctgtgACCCCCTGCGCTACTCAGTGCTCATGGGACGTGGGGCGTGCGTGGGGCTGGTGGCTGCGGCCTGTGCCTGTGGCTTCACTGTGTCCTTGGTCACCACGTCCCTGATATTTCACCTGCCCTTCCACGCCTCCAACGAACTCCatcacttcttctgtgacatctcccctgtcctcaaggtggcaTCCCATCACTCTAGCCTCAGCCAGTTGGTCATATTCATGCTTGGTGTGTTTGCCTTGGTCATTCCGCTGTCACTCATCCTTGTCTCCTACATCCGCATCATCACTGCCATTCTAAAAATCCCATCCTCTGGTGGGAGATACAAGGCCTTTTCTACCTGTGCCTCCCATCTCATCGTGGTAACTGTTCATTATGGCTGCGCCTCTTTCATCTACTTAAGGCCCAAGTCCAACTACTCTTCTAGTCAAGACACCCTCATATCTGTGTCTTACACCATCCTCACTCCATTGTTCAATCCAATGATTTACAGtctgagaaataaagaattcaaatcAGCCCTTCGAAGAGCAATTGGCCAGACTTCATATCCTGCTAATTAA
- the LOC108399860 gene encoding olfactory receptor 10T2-like, which yields MKRQNQSMIAEFILVGFSTLGDLQILLFFIFLLVYLTTLMANSTIMTVIRLDRALHTPMYFFLFVLSCSETCYTLVIVPKMLSNLLSTSPSISLSGCAAQLYFFVGLACTNCFLIAVMGYDRYVAICNPLNYTLIVSRATCLQLVLAASSCGFLISVVVNVLVFSVPFCASNRINHFFCDISAVIKLGCTDTSLKEMVIFFLSILVLLFPLVLIFISYVFIVSTILKISSAEGQRKAFSTCASHLTVVIVHYGCASFIYLRPTSLYSSDKDQLVSVTYTVITPLLNPLVYTLRNKEVRMALRKVLSKYSFPKTV from the coding sequence ATGAAGAGACAGAACCAGAGCATGATTGCTGAGTTCATCCTCGTAGGCTTCTCCACCCTGGGGGATCTGCAGATCCTTCTCTTCTTTATCTTCCTGCTGGTCTACTTGACCACTCTGATGGCCAATAGCACCATCATGACTGTCATTCGTCTGGATAGGGCTCTGCACACCCCTATGTACTTCTTTCTCTTCGTGCTCTCCTGCTCTGAAACCTGCTACACCTTGGTCATTGTACCAAAAATGCTGAGCAACCTGCTTTCCACAAGTCCGagtatttctctctctgggtgtgCCGCTCAGCTCTATTTCTTTGTGGGCTTGGCTTGCACCAACTGTTTCCTAATTGCTGTGATGGGTTATGACCGCTACGTTGCCATCTGCAACCCTCTCAACTACACACTCATCGTCAGCCGAGCCACCTGCCTGCAGCTGGTGCTGGCTGCCAGCTCCTGTGGTTTCCTAATCTCTGTGGTTGTCAACGTCCTGGTGTTCAGTGTACCCTTCTGCGCCTCCAATCGGATCAACCACTTTTTCTGCGACATTTCCGCTGTCATAAAACTGGGCTGCACAGACACCAGCCTGAAGGAGATGGTTATTTTCTTCCTCAGCATTCTGGTATTGCTGTTTCCCTTGGTGTTGATCTTCATCTCCTATGTCTTCATCGTTTCCACCATCCTCAAGATCTCCTCAGCGGAGGGACAGcgcaaggccttctccacctgtgcctcccaccTCACAGTGGTCATTGTCCACTACGGCTGCGCCTCCTTCATCTACTTGAGGCCCACATCCCTGTACTCCTCAGATAAAGACCAGCTTGTGTCAGTGACCTATACTGTGATAACCCCATTACTCAACCCCCTCGTCTACACTCTGAGAAATAAAGAAGTGAGGATGGCTTTGAGAAAGGTCCTCAGTAAATACTCATTTCCAAAAACTGTGTAA